A part of Ptychodera flava strain L36383 chromosome 11, AS_Pfla_20210202, whole genome shotgun sequence genomic DNA contains:
- the LOC139143404 gene encoding transmembrane protein 237-like: MAAAVATPSKPRSLPPLTSGSDPDAITSSTKSGKRKKKKKPISDGIETSDSPATGSTGRHNALEDLEAEDKLHSLSGSSENILNDTPRKRKKKASGKLRHGYDFESGAEAELRGGNENHINNLKSSPSAARRRRAKETTSKRVPRSVSEEILQQEQNGSVESARETTPRKKAKPKTKEESPEGGDDGGETSRTPRSKPPSGRKPKKRKQQRVAMSADEDYQADGEVSVDFMVHEEDLITADRERSNDVPMPSHMTTLPSQPTNRLFMERKTGFKSEQKSRLAKAKETQEERREEPVKTVTSPELAMSVHRGHMTISLFCHGILAGFALWQCVVAYSLSADGDENFLANYYRLSLPAMAMYYFLLAVCTVSAFDRYDLARPNRKFFKGLLTFQSGAISILVYLITLIFSVSITALDDRIGLYGTTDPPLCEPNCPDDSLWQDNEAEYRLYVWRILNLMRVIGAILGWIILSLTPTTDYTQDHLKQTDEPLWDEADTEMNQRQHGV, translated from the exons atggcggcggcGGTG GCCACTCCATCGAAACCGAGGTCATTGCCTCCCCTCACCTCCGGCAGTGATCCAG ATGCTATCACGTCATCCACAAAGAGTGGAAAGCGTAAAAAGAAGAAGAAGCCCATATCAGATG GCATTGAAACCAGCGATTCACCGGCCACTGGTAGTACAGGCAGACACAATGCACTGGAGGACCTAGAGGCAGAAGACAAGCTACACTCTCTGTCTGGCAGCAGCGAGAATATCCTGAACGACACGCcgagaaagagaaaaaagaaagcatCTGGTAAACTTCGGCACGGCTATGATTTTGAGAGTGGTGCTGAAG CTGAATTACGAGGAGGCAATGAAAATCATATCAACAATTTGAAATCTTCACCCAGTGCTGCCAGGAGACGAAGAGCCAAAG AGACTACATCGAAGAGAGTTCCGAGATCTGTGAGTGAGGAAATCCTGCAACAAGAGCAGAATGGCAGCGTTGAATCAGCCAGAGAGACAACTCCAAGGAAGAAAGCCAAGCCAAAGACAAAAG AGGAGAGTCCTGAAGGCGGAGATGATGGCGGAGAGACTTCCAGAACACCGAGATCTAAACCACCGTCTGGAAGAAAACCAAAAAAGAGGAAACAGCAGAG AGTTGCAATGTCTGCTGATGAAGATTACCAAGCTGACGGAGAAG TTTCAGTTGATTTTATGGTGCATGAAGAAGATCTTATCACAGCTGACAGAGAGAGATCAAACGATGTGCCAATGCCGTCCCACATGACCACCCTGCCTAGCCAGCCAACCAACCGACTTTTTATGGAAAGGAAAA CTGGTTTCAAAAGTGAACAGAAATCACGTCTTGCTAAGGCCAAGGAAACTCAAGAGGAACGCAGAGAAGAACCAGTGAAAACCGTTACATCCCCAGAATTAGCAATG TCTGTCCACcgtggtcacatgaccatatcattattttgccatggTATCTTGGCTGGCTTTGCTCTGTGGCAGTGCGTTGTGGCGTATTCGTTGTCAGCAGATGGTGATGAAAACTTCCTGGCCAACTACTACAGGCTGTCACTGCCAGCCATGGCCATGTACTACTTTCTGTTGGCTGTGTGTACCGTGTCGGCATTCGACAG ATATGATCTTGCCAGACCGAATAGGAAGTTCTTCAAAGGGCTTCTAACTTTCCAATCTGGAGCTATATCCATTCTAG TGTATTTGATCACTCTTATTTTCTCTGTGAGTATCACTGCACTAGATGATAGAATTGGTCTGTATGGCACCACTGATCCTCCATTGTG TGAACCCAACTGTCCAGACGACTCTCTTTG GCAAGACAACGAGGCAGAGTACAGGCTCTATGTCTGGAGAATTCTGAATCTCATGAGAGTGATCGGTGCCATCCTGGGTTGGATTATCCTCTCACTGACTCCGACCACAGATTACACACAAG ACCATCTCAAACAGACTGATGAGCCACTTTGGGATGAAGCAGACACAGAAATGAACCAACGACAGCATGGTGTCTAG